Proteins from a genomic interval of Natator depressus isolate rNatDep1 chromosome 20, rNatDep2.hap1, whole genome shotgun sequence:
- the LOC141974798 gene encoding uncharacterized protein LOC141974798, which yields MMERGHDRDAQQCRVKVKELQNAYHKAWEANRCSGAAPTTCRFYKELGTILGDDPTSTPKTTMDTSGAVAAQSSTRQEEESGNEGAEEEGDSPASLDACSQELFSSQEEGSQSQRIEPGQEQTAEEVPDAILRSQPSLLSTAERFQRIGKRPQRRKEDLLHEVTQQSLNENQKVQEWRETERRLHQQNVDHRHQSTEQLLSIMERQADLIQALVAMQTEHIRTCPPPAAVVPKLFPLCPHVTANPLSPTSGFLSPPAASNACSFTTQPCKLQPLPTALNPHHHAR from the exons atgatggaaaggggccatgaccgggacgcacagcagtgcagggttaaagtgaaggagctgcagaatgcctaccacaaagcgtgggaggcaaaccgctgctctggtgctgcccccacgacctgccgtttctacaaagagctgggcaCGATACTTGGGGACGACCCCACTTCCACTCCaaagaccaccatggacacttcagggGCCGTAGCAGCACagagttcaacaaggcaggaggaggaaagcgggaacgaaggtgctgaggaggagggcgacagcccggcatccctagatgcatgcagccaggagctgttttcaagccaggaggaaggtagccagtcgcagcggaTAGAGCCTGGGCAAGAACAAACCGCAGAGGAGgtgcctg atgcaatcTTGAGATCCCAGCCATCCTTGTTATCTACTGCTGAAAGATTTCAAAGAATCGGGAAGCGTCCGCAAAGACGCAAAGAGGACCTGTTGCATGAAGTCAcgcagcagtcccttaatgaaaatcaaaaagtgcaggagtggcgggagactGAAAGGAGGCTCCACCAGCAGAATGTGGATCaccggcaccaaagcacagagcagctgctaagcatcatggagcgccaagcggacttgATACAGGCGCTCGTAGCAATGCAGACGGAGCACATCCGCAcctgcccaccccctgcagccgttgtcccaaaactctttcccttgtgcccccatgtcactgccaacccactttccccaacatccgggttcttatctccaccagctgcttccaatgcctgtagcttcaccacccagccttgcaaactacaacccttacccactgcactcaacccacATCATCACGCACGTTAG
- the MYG1 gene encoding MYG1 exonuclease, whose translation MGFGLCAARLRLLLRPRPRPGPGPQRPRSAMAPRIGTHSGTFHCDEALACYLLRLLPQYRDAEIIRTREPQLLSECDVVVDVGGEYDPQKHRYDHHQRSFAQSMHCLRPDKPWKTKLSSAGLVYFHFGSQILASLLGLKEENPVVQALYDKLYENFVEEIDAIDNGIAQWDGEPRYAMTTNLSARVANLNPRWNDTDQDTEAGFKKAMELVGREFLDRFNYYHHSWLPARVLVEEAIQKRFKVDPSGEILVFSQGGCPWKEHLFSLESELGVEKPIKFVLYADQSGQWRVQCVPAGLHTFQNRLSLPEEWRGVRDEALSQLSGIPGCVFVHASGFIGGNRTREGALRMAQSTLARQTGSDAPSS comes from the exons ATGGGGTTCGGGCTGTGCGCGGCCCGGCTGCGGCTGCTGCTCCGACCGCGCCCCAGGCCGGGCCCCGGCCCCCAGCGGCCCCGCAGCGCCATGGCCCCGCGCATCGGCACCCACAGCGGCACCTTCCACTGCGACGAGGCGCTGGCCTGCTACCTGCTGCGGCTGCTGCCCCAGTACCGG gatGCGGAGATCATCCGGACgcgggagccccagctgctgtccGAGTGCGACGTGGTGGTGGACGTGGGTGGCGAGTACGACCCTCAGAAACACCGGTATGATCATCACCAGAG GTCCTTTGCACAGTCCATGCACTGCCTGAGGCCCGACAAGCCCTGGAAAACCAAGCTGAGCAGTGCGGGGCTGGTGTATTTCCATTTTGGCTCCCAGATCCTGGCCAGTCTGTTGGGGCTGAAGGAGGAGAATCCTGTAGTGCAAGCGCTGTACGATAAG CTGTACGAGAACTTTGTGGAGGAGATCGACGCCATCGACAACGGCATCGCCCAGTGGGACGGGGAGCCTCGCTACGCCATGACCACCAACCTCAGCGCCAGGGTGGCCAACCTCAACCCCCGCTGGAATGACACAGACCAGGACACGGAG GCTGGGTTCAAGAAGGCGATGGAGCTGGTGGGCCGGGAGTTCCTGGACCGTTTCAATTACTATCACCACTCATGGCTGCCGGCTCGCGTGCTGGTGGAGGAAGCCATTCAGAAGCGCTTCAAG GTGGACCCCAGTGGTGAGATCCTAGTGTTCTCCCAGGGCGGCTGCCCCTGGAAGGAGCATCTCTTCAGCCTGGAGTcggagctgggggtggagaaACCCATCAAGTTCGTCCTGTACGCAGATCAGAGCGGCCAGTGGCGAGTGCAGTGCGTCCCTGCTGGGCTCCACACCTTCCAGAACCG GCTGTCCCTGCCGGAGGAGTGGCGCGGAGTCCGGGACGAGGCGCTTTCCCAGCTCAGCGGCATCCCGGGCTGTGTTTTCGTGCACGCCAGCGGCTTCATCGGAGGCAACCGGACCCGGGAAGGCGCACTGCGAATGGCGCAGAGCACGCTGGCTCGACAGACCGGCTCTGATGCACCAAGCAGCTGA